The DNA window GGAAGTCGGTGTCGGCGGCGAGTACGGCGACGACGGGGGCGGAGGCGGTCTTGGCGCGGTTGCCTTCGGCCATGTGGGTGAGCAGTCGCTGGCGGGGTTCGCCGTCGCGGATGAACAGGACGCGCAGTGGCTGGGTGTTGGCGGCGGTGGGCGGGTACTTGGCGAGTTCGAAGATGGCGCGCAGTTGTTCGTCGGTGACGGGTTCGTCGGTGAAGGTGTTGGCGGTGCGGGCGTCGGTGAACAGTTGGGCCTGCGCGTCGGGGTGCAGGGTGATCGGGTCGCTCATGGGCTCCTCATTCTCGCGAAGCCGCTCCACTTACCGGAGGGGCTAGCTTTTTAGTAGCGCATTGCCGCGTCAGCGTAGCGCGTATCCTGGGGCCATGACGACGAGGCCCGAGGCGAGCGCGGTCCCCCGCGCGTGCGACGCCGGTCTGGCGCTGGCCTTCGCGTTCCTCGGCAAGCGGTGGAACGGGGTGCTGCTGGGCACTCTCGCGGTCGGGCCGGCGGGCTTCGCGGAGCTGGCCCGCGCGCTGCCCGGTATCAGCGAGTCGGTGCTGTCGGACCGCCTCGGCGAGCTGTGCCGGGTGGGCCTGGTCTCGCGCACTGTGCGCCAGGGCCCGCCGGTGGGGGTCAGCTATCAGCTCACCGACCGCGGGGCGGCCCTGGCGCCGGCGCTGGAGGCGCTCGCCCGGTGGGCGCACGAGAATCTGCCGGCCGAGGCGGGACGCGCCGGCGGCTGCTGACCCCGGTTGTGTGATCATGGGCGGGTGCCCGTCCGCGCCGAACACGACCGGGCCGTCCTGGCCGAGCTGCTGGGCCGGGATCCGGTGCTGCACGCCTACCAGCTGGGCGACCTGGACGACTTCTTCTGGCCGTACACGTCGTGGTATCGCCGGGGCGACCAGGTGGCGCTGCTGTACCACGGCGTGGCCACCCCGACGTTGCTGGCGTTCGCCGCCCCGGAGCGGGCCGGTGAACTGGCGACGCTGTTGGACGAGCTGGCCCCGGTGTTGCCGGCCCGGCTGTGGGCGCACCTGTCT is part of the Micromonospora olivasterospora genome and encodes:
- a CDS encoding winged helix-turn-helix transcriptional regulator, which gives rise to MTTRPEASAVPRACDAGLALAFAFLGKRWNGVLLGTLAVGPAGFAELARALPGISESVLSDRLGELCRVGLVSRTVRQGPPVGVSYQLTDRGAALAPALEALARWAHENLPAEAGRAGGC